The region AGCCTATACAAACCGGGAAAAAGATATTAAGGCTGCTAAAAAAGCAGACCTATTGCTTAACAGATTATTTATAGAACCTCTACTGGGTATGGGATATCCTGTGAATGAAATTAAAACCCTGAGAAGGATAGAGAAATACATCAAACAAAATGATGAACGGGATCTAAAATTTGATATGGATTTTATTGGTATACAGAATTATACCCGCGAGATTATCCGTTACGCTATGTTCGTCCCTTTCCTGCAGGCAAAAATTGTAAATGCCAAGGACAGAAATGTAGAAATGACAACTATGGAATGGGAAGTATATCCGGAATCTATTTATCATATTCTGAAGAAGTTTCAGGCTTACGAAAATATACCGCCTTTAATTATTACTGAAAACGGAGCTGCTTTTTCGGATACATTACAAAACAATGTGGTACACGATCCCAAAAGACTGCAGTACATTCAAAATATATTACAGCAAGTACTACGTGCAAAACAGGAAGGAGTGAATGTAAACGGCTATTTTGTATGGACTTTCCTAGATAATTTTGAATGGGCAGAAGGTTATCATCCAAGATTTGGCTTGGTATATGTAGACTTTCAAACCCAGCAGCGCACTGTAAAATCATCAGGACACTGGTATGCCGATTTTATAAAATAGCAAATCTTTTGTAATATTTTATATTGAGCTTTTCTGAAAACAGTCGAAGCATTGTTAGTTCACTTCTCCAAAGCCAGGGTTCAATACTGTTTATTCCAAAACATTACTTAAACTGACAATATGATATAACGAACTTACTTATACTAAATCTGGCTTGAAGGAGGTAAATCAATTTCGTGTTACTCTTTCTTTAAAATTCCTTTCTCTACACTGTCGTTGATAAGACCTTCCGCATACTCCCATATATTTTCAGCTCCGTCTTTAATGGCAACTTTTTTAGCATATACTTTAGTATAATTCACTCCCGGTGTATTCCATGTACCTCCATTATTAGAAGTATTTTGCAATAAAGGTTCCAATCTGTCCATTGCTCTGGCAAATTTTGCTTCCGGCGTTTCACCGGCTTCAAATTCTTCCCATGTTGCAATCAGTTCTTTTGCCTGTTCATTAGGTAATATCCCAAATATACGCTGAGCCGCCAATCTTTCCTCATCTGTATTGCTGTGATTCTTTTGCGCGTCATAGATAAAGGTATCGCCTGCATCTATTTCTACAATATCATGAATCAGCACCATCTTAACAACCTTCAGTATATCTACCGGTTCATTAGCATGTTCAGCTAATACAATCGCCATCATAGCCAGATGCCAGCTATGTTCCGCATCATTCTCATTGCGGTCGCTATTGAACAGTTTTGTCCTGCGCTGAATGTATTTGAGCTTGTCAATTTCTTTGATAAAATCTATTTGTTTGAGCAGTGTATCCGGAAGCATATATAATTGAAGTGCAAATTTTAGTCATACAAAGATAATAGATCTTTCACTGTCAGTTCAAATTGCAAAACCAGATTAATATTTAAACCAAGAAAACGTTTTAGTACAATTTTTACATTTTCGTTATTACACATAAAAAACATTTAAATATCAACCAATTAAATTTTAATAGTACATTTGTTAATAAGAAAGCATGAAAAAAATATATTTTTTTAATTTAAAATGAGCACCAATATGAGTACTTTATTTATCAAAAATATGGTTTGTGATCGTTGCACCAATGTTGTTCAGAACGAATTAGAAAAACTCGGACTGGAAGTTAAATATATAAAGCTAGGTGAAGTTACGCTTGCTAATGAATTGACTTCTGATGAAAAATATGCAGTAGAAAATTCACTGATCTCTTTTGGCTTTCAGATAATAGATGATAAAAAAAGCAGAATCATAGAAAAGATAAAAAACACTATTATTGATTTGGTACACCACCAAAACAATAATATAAAAAATAATTTGTCTGATATTCTGAGTGACACTCTTCATCATGACTATAATTATTTATCGAATCTTTTCTCCGAAGTAGAAGGTACTACTATTGAAAAATATTTTATTGCTCAGAAAATTGAAAAAGTAAAAGAATTACTGGTATATGATGAGCTGACTTTAAGTGAGATTGCCCTGCGTCTTAACTATTCCAGTATTTCATATCTAAGTAACCAGTTTCGGAAAGTAACAGGACTTACCCCAAGTCATTTTAAACAAATTCGCGAAGACAAAAGAAAGCCACTGGACAAAGTTTAAGTAAATCTTACAAATCAACTCCATAATTTCACAATAATCATACTATTGATTCTTGTCAACTTTGCATTGTAAAAAACAATCTGGAATGACAACTAATAATAGTAATAAGGGGATAATATATCTTCCTTTGGAAGATGTTGAGAGTGAACATTGTGCATTAATTGTAGAAAAAGGACTGGAGCAGGTAAAAGGTACAGAAAACCATAAAGTAGAACTGAATAACCGAAGAGCTGTTATAACGGTAAATAATAACGAAGTGATTGCCGATGCAGTAAAAGCGGTTAAGGATCTTGGTTATGGAGTTACCACAACCAAAGCAACCTACCCTGTTTTAGGAATGACATGTGCTTCCTGTGCAGGTAGCGCCGAAAATATTGTAAAAAATGAATCTGGTGTAGTTAATGCTTCTGTAAACTTTGCTACAGGAAATCTGAGTGTAGAATATCTTCCCAATATGACCAACACTATACAGCTTCAAAAAGCAGTATTATCTGGTGGTTACGATTTGTTGATTGAAGATGAATCTACACAACACGAAACTCTGGAAGCTATTCATAACCGGAAATTCAAGCTACTAAAAAAGAAAACATTGTGGGCAGTGTTACTGTCGATACCAGTAGTTATTATCGGAATGTTTTTCATGGAAATACCTTATGCAAACCCTATCATGTGGTTGTTTTCTACACCAGTTGTATTGTGGCTTGGAAAGGATTTCTTTGTAAATGCATGGAAACAGGCAAAACATAAATCTGCCAATATGGATACATTGGTAGCATTGAGTACAGGTATTGCCTATATATTCAGTGTATTCAACATGTTATTTGCAGATTTCTGGCACCAAAGAGGATTGCATGCTCATGTTTATTTTGAGGCAGCATCTGTAATTATTGCATTTATTTTATTGGGGAAACTATTAGAAGAAAAGGCTAAAGGCAATACATCTTCAGCCATAAAGAAACTAATGGGATTACAACCCAAAAATGTTATTGTGATACAAGAAGATGGTACAGAGCGACAAATGGCTATAGAAGAGGTAGAAGTTGGTAATATCATCATGGTAAAGCCCGGAGAAAAAATTGCAGTCGACGGAATAGTTACTTCAGGAAATTCCTATTTGGATGAAAGCATGCTGAGTGGAGAACCTATTCCGGTGCTAAAAAAGGAAAATGAAAAAGTATTTGCCGGCACCATAAACCAAAAAGGTAGTTTTCAATTTAAAGCTGTAAAAGTAGGTAAAGAAACGATGCTAGCTCAGATTATCAAAATGGTACAGGATGCACAAGGCAGTAAAGCACCCGTTCAGAAGCTGGTGGATAAGATTGCGGGTATCTTTGTTCCTACAGTAATCAGTATTGCTATACTTACCTTTATTTTATGGCTTGTTTGGGGAGGGCAAAATGCTGTTGTACAAGGATTGCTTGCAGCTATTACTGTACTGGTCATTGCATGTCCTTGTGCATTAGGATTGGCTACTCCTACAGCTATTATGGTTGGTGTGGGAAAAGGTGCTGAAAATGGTATTCTTATAAAAGATGCTGAAAGCCTTGAGCTGGCAAAAAAAATAAATACTGTTGTATTGGACAAAACGGGAACTATTACCGAAGGGAAGCCACAGGTAACTGGTATCAAATGGTATAATAATGACGATACCGCTAAAAATATTTTACTGAGTATTGAAAAACAGTCCGAACATCCGCTGGCTGATGCTGTGGTAAAACATCTTAATGAGGCTGCAACCACTCCTCTTTCTATGTTCGAAAGTATTACTGGTAAAGGAGCAAAAGCTGATCATAATAACGAAACTTATTTGGTAGGGAACAAAAAATTTCTGACAGAAAATAATATAATTATTACAAAAGACCTTTTAAAACAAGCTGATGAATGGAGTAAACAATCAAAAACTGTAATCTGGTTTTCCAACAGTAAACTTGCTCTGTCGGTGTTGGCAATATCTGACAAAATCAAAGAAACATCGGTTCAGGCTATTAAAGAAATGCAAGATAGAGGTATCGAATTATACATGCTAACCGGAGACAATGAGGCTACTGCCAGATCTATAGCCGAACAGACTGGTATAAAACATTACAAAGCAGAAGTAATGCCTCAGGATAAAGCCAATTTTGTAAAAGAACTGCAACAACAAGGAAAAATAGTAGCAATGGTTGGTGACGGAATCAATGACAGTACAGCATTGGCTACCGCTGATGTAAGTATAGCAATGGGTAAAGGAAGCGATATTGCAATGGATGTAGCGAAGATGACTATTATTTCTTCAGATCTGACCAAAATACCTCAGGCTATAAAATTATCCCGACAGACGGTTGCTACAATCAAACAAAATTTGTTCTGGGCATTTATTTATAATCTCATCGGGTTGCCAATTGCAGCGGGTATTCTTTACCCTGTTAATGGTTTCTTACTCAATCCTATGATAGCTGGTGCAGCAATGGCTTTGAGTAGTGTAAGTGTGGTAAGTAACAGCTTACGTCTAAAGTGGAAAAAATAAATATATAGCACTTTTTATTCCTATCAATCTCATATTCAGTAAATATTATAAACAACTGACGGAAAAATGTAATAACAAGATACCTGACTGTATTGAACTTTG is a window of Elizabethkingia anophelis R26 DNA encoding:
- a CDS encoding HD domain-containing protein, coding for MLPDTLLKQIDFIKEIDKLKYIQRRTKLFNSDRNENDAEHSWHLAMMAIVLAEHANEPVDILKVVKMVLIHDIVEIDAGDTFIYDAQKNHSNTDEERLAAQRIFGILPNEQAKELIATWEEFEAGETPEAKFARAMDRLEPLLQNTSNNGGTWNTPGVNYTKVYAKKVAIKDGAENIWEYAEGLINDSVEKGILKKE
- a CDS encoding helix-turn-helix domain-containing protein, with translation MSTLFIKNMVCDRCTNVVQNELEKLGLEVKYIKLGEVTLANELTSDEKYAVENSLISFGFQIIDDKKSRIIEKIKNTIIDLVHHQNNNIKNNLSDILSDTLHHDYNYLSNLFSEVEGTTIEKYFIAQKIEKVKELLVYDELTLSEIALRLNYSSISYLSNQFRKVTGLTPSHFKQIREDKRKPLDKV
- a CDS encoding heavy metal translocating P-type ATPase, yielding MTTNNSNKGIIYLPLEDVESEHCALIVEKGLEQVKGTENHKVELNNRRAVITVNNNEVIADAVKAVKDLGYGVTTTKATYPVLGMTCASCAGSAENIVKNESGVVNASVNFATGNLSVEYLPNMTNTIQLQKAVLSGGYDLLIEDESTQHETLEAIHNRKFKLLKKKTLWAVLLSIPVVIIGMFFMEIPYANPIMWLFSTPVVLWLGKDFFVNAWKQAKHKSANMDTLVALSTGIAYIFSVFNMLFADFWHQRGLHAHVYFEAASVIIAFILLGKLLEEKAKGNTSSAIKKLMGLQPKNVIVIQEDGTERQMAIEEVEVGNIIMVKPGEKIAVDGIVTSGNSYLDESMLSGEPIPVLKKENEKVFAGTINQKGSFQFKAVKVGKETMLAQIIKMVQDAQGSKAPVQKLVDKIAGIFVPTVISIAILTFILWLVWGGQNAVVQGLLAAITVLVIACPCALGLATPTAIMVGVGKGAENGILIKDAESLELAKKINTVVLDKTGTITEGKPQVTGIKWYNNDDTAKNILLSIEKQSEHPLADAVVKHLNEAATTPLSMFESITGKGAKADHNNETYLVGNKKFLTENNIIITKDLLKQADEWSKQSKTVIWFSNSKLALSVLAISDKIKETSVQAIKEMQDRGIELYMLTGDNEATARSIAEQTGIKHYKAEVMPQDKANFVKELQQQGKIVAMVGDGINDSTALATADVSIAMGKGSDIAMDVAKMTIISSDLTKIPQAIKLSRQTVATIKQNLFWAFIYNLIGLPIAAGILYPVNGFLLNPMIAGAAMALSSVSVVSNSLRLKWKK